The following are encoded together in the Acidicapsa ligni genome:
- a CDS encoding translocation/assembly module TamB domain-containing protein has protein sequence MTTPETPQPLDSNGAEQEPVLKAKSGRRRRKIKLHWTHHTMRVMGVFLLVLVALVGMAYFFASSAAFEDGVRLRLISELESATGGRVEISHFRWNLLKLRIEADGITIHGLEAASEAPYAHVDRLRVEAGILGLFVSGVSPHVVLHSVEIQQPSFHLIVYPDGTTNQPHPHGTSKSGKSGIDTLFDARIGHLSIEHGVLHIANQEVPLDLQAQDASIQLAWLPGVGHALASVTHPHSDQTDGSYRIALGLGELAFSQGKFAAIPSRLDAKLVLFHNSVQLDELHLIALDRTLILRGRLTNFAHPAWQAQANGQIDLRILASTTGFVGTPGGIVTLNGMANGHGSSFDTNGDITGEGVHYKDDVVDAQTATFAAHFHADPAQLLVSAIRTRLVQGGDVQGEFQYDNWLDSTPTPAAAAVMRREHKTWPVPTGTVRANLSGISLDTVLVMLASPEYRKLGLDTFIAGPARASWTGLGVDLAIGGQLALAPSTRSVPGEAPLHGSVDAMYHEDTGSVSVANVVVHTPHSSVEGKGSLGVYPITRASAMDLDFQSTDLSEFDAVLRTLGLKQGNRVGVAALPVSLKGMAQFHGQLNSSWITPHVEGHLSATNIGIEIPPASSGSAPDPDADSAPLQYMHWDSIDLDALYTPASIVVHHGVLNRGVSSLTLQGELDADDPNFNLSEAEPEFDHNAVLSLKADARQFSLDELLPMAGVVAPVSGKLNAQIDVQGALNALTGSGSIEVNKAIVFGESIEHVKATGSISGQQLKISNLTAQQGTGHDTGSLTGSGSYDLAHHKFSVDARAAAIELGSLQELKRAGVAVTGKLGFTLSGDGTVDDPHLQSHAVLSSMSIASQPVADLMLSASTRDRSVIYDLSSHQATGDFTAHGQTSLNAAYETKANVQFSKFDIGALLKLLRVTGINGQSDLEGTATLSGPLAHLEKMSGDASLKQLAVSVEGVNLQSRGAVHAALSNGIARLDPVEITGEGTDLKLNGTLGVTGKQQLDLQASGSVNLHLAESLDPDLSATGITSFQMEAHGPVANPILQGKVQFQNASVALQDFPNGLSQIQGTLEFIQNRLEVRSLTAVSGGGQLSVTGYLGFQRGLYADLTATGKGIRIRYPQGVSSLADAKLRLQGPQSNLLLSGNVEVTRFAISSDMDVAAFASANSSVQPIVPADAPSNHIRLDVHLTSAPQLNFQNALAKLAGDVDLHIRGTLASPSVLGRISLTEGSASVGGTKYELQRGDITFSNPVRIQPNIDIDATARVEDYDITLGLHGTTDKPKLTYRSEPPLPEADVIALLALGRTQDEQRAYSQQQQQAGDNPMTDALLGGALNATVSNRVQRLFGTGAIKVDPNFIGSLGNSTARVTVVEQIGNNLTFTYASNVNTTSQQLIQAEIAVNRHVSLLVTQDESGIFSVVVKTRRRYK, from the coding sequence GTGACGACTCCAGAAACGCCTCAGCCTCTTGACAGTAACGGAGCGGAACAGGAGCCGGTGTTGAAGGCGAAGTCCGGCCGTCGCCGTCGCAAGATCAAGCTGCATTGGACGCATCACACAATGCGGGTCATGGGTGTGTTTCTGCTGGTGCTCGTGGCGCTTGTAGGGATGGCTTATTTCTTCGCCAGCTCGGCAGCATTTGAAGACGGAGTTCGTCTTCGTCTTATCTCTGAACTCGAATCTGCAACGGGCGGTCGTGTTGAGATTTCTCACTTCCGGTGGAACCTGCTGAAGCTGCGTATCGAGGCCGACGGTATCACCATTCATGGCCTTGAAGCGGCGAGCGAAGCACCCTATGCGCATGTGGACCGGTTGCGTGTAGAGGCAGGCATCCTCGGGCTTTTTGTCTCGGGCGTATCGCCGCATGTGGTGTTGCATTCGGTTGAGATTCAGCAGCCGTCATTTCATTTGATTGTCTATCCGGATGGAACAACGAATCAGCCTCATCCGCACGGGACTTCGAAGTCGGGTAAGTCGGGGATCGACACGCTTTTCGATGCGCGCATCGGGCACTTGTCCATCGAACATGGCGTGCTGCATATCGCGAATCAAGAGGTGCCACTTGACTTGCAGGCGCAGGATGCAAGCATTCAACTGGCATGGCTGCCCGGTGTAGGACATGCGCTTGCTTCAGTTACTCATCCGCACTCGGATCAGACCGACGGCAGTTATCGCATCGCGCTTGGTCTCGGAGAACTTGCGTTCAGCCAGGGAAAGTTCGCTGCGATTCCAAGCAGGCTCGATGCGAAGCTGGTGCTCTTTCATAACAGCGTTCAGTTAGATGAGCTGCATCTTATCGCTCTTGATCGCACATTGATTCTGCGTGGCAGGCTGACCAACTTCGCTCATCCCGCATGGCAGGCGCAGGCGAACGGCCAGATCGATCTGCGTATTCTTGCATCGACTACAGGGTTCGTTGGAACACCGGGCGGCATCGTTACTTTGAATGGCATGGCCAATGGTCATGGATCGAGCTTTGATACGAACGGCGATATTACAGGCGAAGGCGTCCATTACAAGGACGATGTTGTCGACGCACAGACCGCGACATTTGCCGCGCACTTTCATGCCGATCCTGCGCAATTACTGGTGAGCGCTATTCGTACACGGCTGGTGCAAGGCGGAGATGTGCAGGGTGAGTTTCAGTACGATAACTGGCTCGATAGCACACCGACGCCTGCGGCTGCTGCGGTAATGCGTCGTGAACACAAGACATGGCCTGTGCCGACGGGCACGGTGCGCGCCAACCTGAGCGGCATCTCTTTAGATACGGTGCTGGTGATGTTGGCTAGTCCTGAATATCGCAAGCTGGGTCTGGATACTTTCATCGCCGGTCCCGCGCGCGCCAGTTGGACGGGCCTCGGAGTCGACCTTGCGATTGGTGGCCAGTTAGCGTTGGCGCCCTCTACACGGTCTGTTCCAGGCGAGGCGCCGTTGCATGGCTCGGTCGATGCGATGTATCACGAGGACACCGGCTCTGTAAGTGTCGCGAACGTGGTCGTCCATACTCCGCATAGCAGTGTTGAAGGGAAAGGCTCGCTTGGCGTGTATCCCATCACACGTGCGTCGGCGATGGATCTTGATTTTCAATCTACGGACCTGAGTGAATTCGATGCTGTGCTGCGCACGCTCGGTCTCAAGCAAGGGAATCGTGTTGGCGTTGCGGCGCTGCCGGTCAGTCTTAAAGGGATGGCGCAGTTTCATGGGCAACTCAATAGCTCATGGATTACTCCGCATGTTGAAGGCCATCTGTCTGCGACGAATATCGGTATTGAGATACCGCCTGCATCTTCAGGGTCGGCGCCCGATCCTGATGCGGACAGCGCTCCTTTGCAGTACATGCATTGGGATTCAATCGATCTCGATGCTCTGTATACTCCGGCGAGCATTGTTGTTCATCATGGAGTTCTCAATCGTGGCGTATCGAGCCTCACGCTGCAGGGCGAGCTGGATGCAGACGATCCTAACTTCAATTTGAGTGAGGCGGAGCCGGAGTTCGATCACAATGCGGTGCTGAGTCTGAAGGCTGATGCCAGGCAATTTTCGCTGGACGAGCTTCTACCCATGGCCGGAGTCGTTGCCCCGGTAAGCGGAAAGTTGAATGCGCAGATCGATGTTCAGGGCGCGTTAAATGCGCTGACTGGCTCGGGCAGCATTGAGGTCAACAAGGCGATTGTTTTTGGAGAATCAATCGAGCATGTAAAGGCTACCGGCTCGATCTCCGGGCAACAATTGAAGATCAGTAATCTGACAGCCCAGCAGGGCACTGGCCACGATACGGGAAGCCTTACAGGCAGCGGTAGTTATGATCTTGCGCATCACAAGTTTAGTGTTGACGCACGTGCTGCGGCAATCGAACTCGGCAGTTTGCAGGAGCTCAAGCGTGCTGGAGTTGCGGTTACGGGTAAGTTGGGATTCACGCTTAGCGGCGATGGCACTGTTGACGATCCTCACCTGCAATCCCATGCTGTCCTAAGCAGCATGTCGATTGCATCGCAACCTGTCGCAGACCTGATGCTCTCCGCAAGCACGCGTGATAGATCGGTGATTTACGACCTTAGTTCTCACCAGGCGACGGGCGATTTTACTGCTCATGGACAGACTTCGCTCAATGCCGCTTATGAAACGAAAGCTAACGTACAGTTTTCTAAATTCGATATCGGTGCATTGCTTAAGCTGCTGCGTGTGACGGGCATCAACGGGCAGTCCGATCTCGAAGGTACAGCAACCCTATCCGGGCCGTTGGCTCACCTTGAGAAGATGTCGGGCGATGCGAGTTTGAAGCAACTCGCGGTGAGTGTTGAAGGGGTCAATCTGCAAAGCAGGGGAGCAGTGCATGCAGCGCTTTCAAACGGTATTGCGCGGCTCGATCCAGTAGAGATTACCGGCGAAGGCACTGACTTAAAGTTAAACGGAACGCTTGGTGTAACCGGCAAACAGCAGCTTGATTTGCAGGCCAGCGGATCGGTCAATCTTCACCTCGCGGAATCGTTGGATCCAGATTTAAGCGCGACGGGAATCACGTCGTTTCAAATGGAGGCGCATGGGCCGGTTGCCAATCCAATTCTGCAAGGGAAGGTGCAATTTCAAAATGCCTCTGTGGCGTTGCAGGATTTTCCGAATGGGTTGAGCCAGATTCAAGGCACGCTTGAATTTATTCAGAATCGTCTAGAGGTTCGCTCGCTGACTGCGGTGAGTGGCGGCGGTCAATTAAGTGTCACGGGCTATCTTGGATTTCAGCGCGGCCTCTATGCCGATCTCACCGCGACGGGCAAGGGAATTCGTATTCGCTACCCGCAAGGCGTGAGTTCGTTGGCGGATGCAAAGCTGCGTTTGCAGGGACCGCAGAGCAATCTACTTCTGAGCGGCAATGTGGAGGTCACACGTTTCGCTATCAGTTCCGATATGGATGTAGCAGCTTTTGCCTCGGCCAATAGCAGCGTCCAGCCGATTGTTCCAGCCGATGCGCCGTCCAATCACATTCGGCTCGACGTGCATCTCACGTCGGCGCCTCAACTCAATTTTCAGAATGCGCTGGCCAAGCTGGCTGGCGACGTCGATCTGCATATTCGCGGAACGCTTGCGTCGCCATCGGTGCTGGGCCGCATCTCACTTACCGAGGGAAGCGCATCCGTTGGCGGCACCAAGTATGAGTTACAGCGCGGCGATATCACATTCAGCAACCCGGTACGCATTCAACCGAACATCGACATCGACGCTACGGCTCGCGTGGAAGACTACGACATCACGCTGGGCCTGCATGGCACAACAGACAAGCCCAAGCTGACGTATCGCTCCGAGCCACCACTGCCTGAGGCTGATGTGATTGCGCTGCTTGCGCTGGGCCGTACGCAGGATGAGCAGCGGGCTTACTCGCAGCAACAACAGCAGGCGGGAGATAATCCCATGACCGATGCACTGCTGGGCGGTGCGCTCAATGCTACTGTTTCTAACCGTGTGCAGAGGCTGTTTGGAACTGGCGCGATCAAAGTGGATCCCAACTTCATCGGTTCGCTGGGCAACTCTACAGCGCGTGTGACTGTTGTAGAGCAGATTGGGAATAACCTTACATTCACATATGCGAGCAACGTCAACACGACCAGTCAGCAACTTATCCAGGCGGAGATCGCGGTAAACAGGCATGTATCGCTGCTGGTTACCCAGGACGAGTCGGGTATATTTTCTGTAGTAGTTAAAACGCGTCGCCGCTACAAGTAG
- a CDS encoding BON domain-containing protein produces the protein MNSFRVTGKIALAVLLAGALLSFPQVSFAALRSNGSPALQDDESSASSAVASRLDKKQFKNVKATVQNGIATLTGTVDLYEYKTDAGRRAQKAKGVSAVRNQIEVAGPSVSDSELQQKLAEKLQYDRVGYGNTFNAVSVSVQNGVVLLAGHARTDVDKDSAIALVSTYPGVKDVSEDIQVDPVSFMDDRIRMAVARSVYGYASLNKYAIDPAKPIRISVQNGNVELFGMVDSKADKDVAYIRANQVPGVFSVKNSLQVANDTSEKSK, from the coding sequence ATGAATTCTTTTCGTGTGACTGGCAAAATCGCTCTCGCCGTTCTGCTCGCTGGGGCTCTCCTCAGCTTTCCGCAGGTATCGTTTGCTGCGCTTCGGAGCAATGGAAGTCCTGCTTTGCAGGACGATGAGAGTTCCGCCTCGTCAGCAGTAGCATCCAGGCTCGACAAAAAACAGTTCAAGAATGTGAAGGCCACCGTGCAAAACGGAATCGCCACACTGACCGGGACTGTTGATCTTTATGAATACAAGACGGATGCAGGCAGGCGCGCGCAGAAGGCGAAAGGTGTCTCAGCCGTACGTAACCAGATTGAGGTCGCCGGCCCCTCGGTATCCGATAGTGAGCTTCAGCAGAAGCTGGCAGAGAAGCTGCAGTACGATCGCGTCGGATACGGTAACACCTTCAATGCAGTTTCTGTGAGTGTGCAGAATGGTGTTGTATTGCTTGCCGGTCATGCTCGCACGGATGTTGATAAGGACTCGGCAATCGCGCTGGTGAGCACTTATCCAGGCGTGAAGGATGTTTCTGAAGATATCCAGGTAGATCCAGTTTCTTTCATGGATGACCGGATTCGCATGGCAGTAGCTCGTTCGGTTTACGGCTATGCTTCTCTCAATAAGTACGCCATTGATCCGGCCAAACCTATTCGCATCTCCGTGCAGAATGGCAATGTAGAGCTCTTTGGCATGGTAGATTCCAAGGCGGATAAGGATGTTGCTTATATCCGTGCGAATCAAGTCCCGGGTGTCTTCAGCGTTAAGAATAGTCTTCAGGTTGCGAACGATACTTCCGAGAAATCGAAGTAA
- a CDS encoding ABC transporter permease: protein MSSLTNSSLFQLTMVRFRLFLREPEAIFWTFVFPIILAVGLGLAFRNRPADVLPVGATTTQLTQALASDKGLTATIMDESTGAKSLATGSILLLAIQKPDGVAYEYDDTNPDARTARLLADGAIQTIAGRREVIHADNQLVHEKGSRYIDFVVPGLLGMNLMGPAIWGLGFAIVEARQKKLLKRLVASPMPKWQYLASFLLSRLVMLAIEVVVFLGFAALAFGVPFRGSLWQLGFLCILISLSFSALGLLTASRAKTMEAASGLMNLVMLPMWILSGVFFSASRFPAVIQPFVRALPLTAAIDALRANMLQGVSIDHMLMPVSILLAWLIVPFIVALRIFRWR from the coding sequence ATGAGTAGCCTCACGAACAGCTCGCTCTTTCAATTGACGATGGTGCGCTTTCGACTTTTTCTGCGCGAGCCCGAAGCCATCTTCTGGACCTTTGTCTTCCCCATCATTCTGGCTGTTGGTCTGGGACTTGCCTTTCGCAATCGCCCTGCGGATGTACTGCCAGTGGGCGCAACGACTACCCAATTGACACAGGCCCTCGCCAGCGACAAGGGATTAACTGCAACGATCATGGATGAATCGACCGGTGCAAAATCCCTGGCGACAGGCAGCATTCTTCTGCTTGCGATTCAAAAGCCGGATGGCGTCGCGTATGAGTACGACGATACCAATCCAGATGCAAGAACTGCGCGCCTGCTCGCAGACGGCGCGATTCAAACCATCGCAGGCAGACGCGAAGTTATACATGCGGACAATCAGCTGGTACACGAAAAGGGTTCGCGCTACATCGACTTTGTTGTGCCGGGTCTGCTTGGCATGAACCTGATGGGGCCGGCAATCTGGGGCCTCGGCTTTGCCATCGTCGAGGCTCGCCAGAAGAAGCTGCTCAAACGTCTCGTCGCCTCGCCCATGCCCAAGTGGCAATATCTGGCGTCGTTCCTGCTGTCGCGCCTGGTCATGCTGGCAATCGAAGTCGTCGTGTTCCTTGGATTCGCAGCGCTGGCCTTTGGCGTTCCATTTCGCGGGTCTCTATGGCAGCTTGGCTTCCTGTGCATCCTGATCTCATTGAGCTTTTCCGCACTCGGACTGTTGACGGCATCGCGCGCCAAGACCATGGAAGCTGCATCGGGGCTGATGAACCTGGTGATGCTGCCTATGTGGATTCTATCCGGCGTATTTTTCTCTGCATCACGCTTCCCGGCCGTTATTCAACCCTTCGTTCGCGCGCTGCCGTTAACCGCTGCCATCGACGCGTTACGCGCGAACATGCTGCAGGGAGTAAGCATCGATCACATGCTGATGCCTGTATCCATCCTGCTCGCGTGGTTGATTGTGCCGTTCATAGTTGCCCTGCGAATCTTTCGCTGGAGATAA
- a CDS encoding ABC transporter ATP-binding protein, translated as MPTFVLMHGSTPHSLVSMANSYPNPMAPETKKTGPSLLLRGLRKTFADVVAVNGLDLEVARGECFGLLGPNGAGKTTTIEICEGLTTPDEGVVELLGLSWRSGANELRQRIGIQLQETQFPDKLTVEETLRMFRSFFKRGISIEESIKTAQLEEKRTSRVGGLSGGQKQRLAMACALVGDPELLFLDEPTTGLDPQARRHLWDLVDELKQAGRTIILTTHYMDEAERLCDRVAIMDHGKIIALGTPQELIASVGGEHIVEFSVTGQSEEQTEGHGIVDTVPLLAIPGIQSHRVDAGLHQLSVSELHIAVPLIFSALKNQELHLSEFRTHSASLEDVFVGLTGRNLRDE; from the coding sequence ATGCCGACTTTCGTATTGATGCACGGCTCAACTCCGCATAGTCTTGTGTCGATGGCAAACTCTTATCCGAATCCAATGGCTCCTGAAACAAAGAAGACTGGCCCATCCCTTCTCTTGCGAGGGCTGCGCAAGACCTTTGCCGACGTCGTCGCGGTGAATGGCCTCGATCTGGAGGTAGCGCGCGGTGAGTGCTTTGGACTCCTCGGCCCGAACGGTGCAGGCAAAACAACCACTATCGAAATCTGCGAAGGCCTCACCACTCCAGACGAAGGAGTCGTGGAGCTGCTGGGTCTGAGTTGGCGCTCGGGTGCGAATGAGCTTCGACAACGCATCGGAATCCAATTGCAGGAGACGCAGTTCCCCGACAAGCTCACCGTGGAGGAGACGCTGCGTATGTTTCGCAGCTTCTTCAAACGCGGCATTTCCATCGAAGAATCCATCAAAACCGCGCAACTCGAAGAGAAGCGGACCTCGCGCGTTGGCGGTCTCTCGGGTGGACAAAAGCAGCGTCTCGCAATGGCCTGCGCGCTGGTCGGCGATCCGGAGCTGCTCTTTCTCGATGAGCCGACGACTGGCCTCGATCCCCAGGCACGGCGCCATCTTTGGGACCTGGTAGACGAACTCAAACAGGCAGGCCGAACGATCATTCTAACCACGCATTACATGGATGAAGCGGAGCGCCTGTGCGACCGTGTAGCGATTATGGATCATGGCAAAATCATCGCCCTCGGCACACCGCAGGAACTGATCGCGTCCGTCGGCGGCGAGCATATCGTGGAGTTTTCCGTAACCGGGCAAAGTGAAGAACAAACCGAAGGACACGGCATCGTGGACACCGTCCCGCTACTCGCAATCCCCGGAATCCAATCGCATCGCGTCGATGCAGGATTGCATCAGTTGTCTGTTTCGGAGTTGCACATAGCAGTGCCGCTCATCTTCTCCGCACTCAAAAACCAGGAGCTGCATCTCAGCGAATTTCGTACACATTCAGCGTCGCTCGAAGATGTATTTGTTGGCCTGACAGGAAGGAATCTGCGCGATGAGTAG
- a CDS encoding PP2C family protein-serine/threonine phosphatase, with protein MKRSYRGTVGPNGVEKLLPAFATALVAALVTILTLSAAAPSAYAASSVAEFDATHLSQPTNLSGTWLVQAGDNPAFAQPAFDDSQWIPFNPNRSLRTIFPDSSPEVVWYRQRIKVSPTQTGLGLEERTLSNAFEVYVNGERLMVSGQVAPFHAYTMDARVLSSIPDAQLASGSLLVAVRVHIAKNEWAGTNPGLFAANLTLGQTTTLYREGWLAVIGENFFIWLDLALNVGLGLVALVLFAAQRRQFEYLWIAALGMIRLAEFPIQVSSLFYNIPIAWPIVAGCFRIASPLVWVSMYFAFVEIRIGWKFRSFLIFAGLLNAYSTLGEYLPSLPGSYQLLENLLFVALLSIVVPVVLAIHWRRGNREAGILLIPVIQFSLYIYANYTLALLFRIPAWNAAALRGLNLIQRYPAGPFSISLDNVSGIFCTLSLAIIMLRRSSSVSRHQALLEGELAAAREVQQVILPENFEAIPGFFIESVYDPAQQVGGDFFQILPAANDGLMLVLGDVAGKGLPAAMLVSVLVGAIHTVADYTHAPDEMLAKLNERLIGRSNGGFSTALAAHITADGEVTIANAGHLSPYLDGVELPLPGALPLGIVSNVSYETTHFQLAPGSRLTFYSDGVIEAQNEDGELLGFNRAQQLSTEPADAIAKAAQQFGQSDDITVVAITRIAATAAAAA; from the coding sequence GTGAAGAGATCGTATCGCGGCACCGTCGGCCCCAACGGGGTGGAAAAACTTCTGCCAGCCTTCGCGACTGCCCTCGTCGCAGCCCTTGTCACGATTCTCACCCTGTCGGCGGCAGCGCCCAGCGCGTATGCGGCGAGCAGCGTTGCGGAGTTCGACGCAACACACCTGAGTCAGCCCACGAATCTATCCGGAACATGGCTTGTGCAAGCGGGAGATAATCCAGCCTTTGCCCAGCCCGCATTCGACGACTCGCAGTGGATTCCATTTAATCCAAACCGTTCCCTCCGTACCATCTTCCCCGACTCCAGTCCGGAAGTAGTCTGGTACCGTCAGCGGATCAAGGTCAGTCCGACGCAAACTGGTCTCGGCCTCGAAGAACGCACTTTGTCCAATGCCTTTGAAGTTTATGTAAACGGCGAACGGCTGATGGTTTCCGGACAGGTTGCGCCCTTTCACGCCTACACTATGGACGCGCGAGTCCTGAGCTCCATCCCGGACGCTCAACTGGCGAGCGGCTCCCTCCTGGTAGCCGTGCGTGTACACATCGCAAAGAATGAATGGGCGGGTACAAACCCGGGGCTCTTTGCAGCAAATCTGACCCTCGGGCAGACGACCACACTCTATCGCGAAGGTTGGCTGGCGGTGATCGGCGAGAATTTTTTCATATGGCTCGATCTGGCCCTGAACGTCGGACTTGGCCTGGTTGCCCTCGTACTCTTTGCCGCGCAGCGTCGCCAGTTCGAATACTTATGGATAGCCGCACTGGGCATGATCCGGCTGGCCGAGTTTCCCATCCAGGTCAGCTCCCTTTTCTACAACATCCCCATTGCGTGGCCGATCGTTGCCGGCTGCTTTCGGATCGCGTCCCCACTCGTTTGGGTCTCGATGTACTTCGCCTTCGTCGAGATTCGTATCGGCTGGAAATTCCGAAGCTTTCTGATCTTCGCCGGTCTTCTCAATGCCTACAGCACGCTGGGCGAATACCTGCCCTCGCTCCCCGGGAGCTATCAGCTCCTGGAAAATCTGCTTTTTGTTGCGCTCCTGTCGATTGTCGTACCGGTTGTTCTCGCAATCCATTGGCGGCGCGGCAACCGGGAGGCAGGCATCCTGCTGATTCCGGTAATACAGTTCAGCCTGTATATCTATGCCAACTACACGCTTGCCCTGCTCTTCAGGATCCCCGCCTGGAACGCCGCCGCGTTGCGGGGATTAAATCTCATACAGCGCTACCCAGCCGGACCATTCTCCATCTCGCTCGATAATGTGTCGGGGATTTTCTGTACGCTCTCGCTGGCCATCATCATGCTGCGCCGCTCCTCCAGCGTAAGCCGCCACCAGGCTCTTCTCGAAGGCGAACTCGCCGCGGCCCGTGAGGTCCAGCAAGTCATCCTTCCCGAGAACTTCGAAGCGATCCCCGGCTTCTTTATCGAAAGCGTTTATGATCCCGCGCAGCAGGTCGGCGGCGACTTCTTCCAGATTTTGCCAGCGGCCAATGACGGCCTGATGCTGGTCCTGGGAGACGTGGCTGGCAAAGGCCTGCCTGCCGCCATGCTTGTTTCGGTTTTAGTGGGAGCCATTCACACCGTCGCCGACTATACACATGCGCCGGACGAAATGCTGGCCAAGTTGAATGAACGCCTCATCGGGCGCAGCAATGGAGGCTTCTCAACCGCACTAGCCGCGCATATTACTGCGGATGGAGAGGTAACGATCGCCAATGCCGGTCATCTTTCGCCCTATCTCGATGGAGTGGAGCTTCCGCTGCCAGGCGCTCTTCCGCTCGGCATTGTGAGCAACGTAAGTTATGAAACAACCCACTTTCAATTAGCCCCGGGCAGCCGCCTCACGTTCTATTCCGATGGAGTCATCGAAGCGCAAAACGAAGATGGCGAGTTGCTTGGATTCAACCGCGCGCAGCAACTCTCAACCGAACCAGCCGATGCAATCGCAAAGGCCGCGCAACAATTTGGCCAGTCAGACGATATCACGGTCGTCGCCATCACCCGCATTGCTGCCACCGCAGCAGCCGCAGCCTGA
- a CDS encoding UbiA-like polyprenyltransferase yields MTTFWAKTKITLEMIKWEHSIFALPFALTGALLAAHGLPRLAILGWILVAMITARSAAMAFNRWADASLDAANPRTSIRAIPAGQLSRGFVLAFTLLMIAGFVFATSQINRLTLELSPVALAVLLGYSYMKRLTRWTHFVLGLALGIAPAAAWIAVQGALDPRILVLTAVVTCWVAGFDTLYACQDMEHDRQAGLFSLPQSFGIETAFWIARLLHVAVVVLLVWFAVLFHFGVAGQIGIAAVAGLLLYEHLLVSPRDLRKLNAAFFTMNGVIATVFLVFVAADIWLTPLLRR; encoded by the coding sequence ATGACTACGTTTTGGGCCAAGACAAAGATCACGCTGGAGATGATCAAGTGGGAGCACTCGATCTTCGCGCTGCCGTTTGCATTGACCGGTGCATTGCTGGCCGCTCACGGACTTCCCCGTCTGGCCATTCTCGGCTGGATTCTGGTGGCTATGATTACGGCCCGCTCGGCAGCCATGGCCTTCAACCGCTGGGCCGATGCTTCGCTGGACGCCGCCAATCCGCGTACCAGCATCCGCGCTATTCCTGCCGGGCAGCTTTCGCGCGGGTTTGTCCTCGCCTTCACGCTGCTCATGATCGCCGGTTTTGTCTTCGCTACCAGCCAGATCAATCGGCTTACGCTTGAGCTATCGCCGGTCGCGCTCGCCGTCCTGCTGGGATACAGCTATATGAAGCGCCTCACTCGCTGGACGCATTTTGTGCTGGGTCTTGCGCTGGGCATCGCTCCTGCGGCTGCGTGGATCGCCGTCCAGGGGGCGCTCGATCCGCGCATTCTTGTTCTAACCGCAGTGGTAACTTGCTGGGTCGCCGGTTTCGACACTCTCTACGCCTGCCAGGATATGGAGCACGACCGCCAGGCGGGCCTGTTCAGCCTGCCTCAATCTTTTGGCATTGAAACTGCTTTCTGGATCGCGCGGCTGCTGCATGTCGCGGTGGTTGTCCTGCTGGTATGGTTTGCAGTTCTCTTCCACTTCGGCGTCGCGGGGCAGATTGGCATCGCCGCTGTGGCTGGGTTGCTGCTCTATGAACATCTCCTCGTCTCTCCGCGTGACCTGCGCAAGCTGAACGCTGCCTTCTTCACCATGAACGGAGTGATCGCCACCGTTTTTCTCGTCTTTGTCGCGGCTGACATTTGGTTGACCCCGCTGCTTAGACGATAG
- the pheA gene encoding prephenate dehydratase yields MIKIAIQGEPGSFSHEAAMKLAATMKEDALIAPYSLSAEVFAALVRGDTDAAVIPIENSLAGSVSEHFDLMLTHDVTIVRETRLRIRHNLIAISGAEIDEIDRVFSHPVALAQCRRFLAEHPKMESFAFYDTAGSVKQLVELRDSHAAAIASQAAARYYGAQILASDIEDNPENFTRFFYLRRSGEVQPDPESNKLSLAFTLENRVGTLVAALSELAKEGTNLTKIESRPVHGRPWEYVFFVDCQLNSSTDGLRVLEALRSHCAMVKVLGRYREANS; encoded by the coding sequence TTGATCAAGATCGCTATCCAGGGAGAGCCCGGCTCTTTTAGCCACGAGGCAGCCATGAAACTGGCCGCCACCATGAAAGAGGATGCGCTCATCGCTCCTTACTCGCTCTCGGCCGAGGTTTTTGCAGCGCTCGTTCGAGGCGATACGGATGCCGCCGTCATCCCGATTGAGAACTCGCTGGCTGGCTCCGTCTCGGAGCACTTTGACCTGATGCTGACCCACGATGTCACCATCGTTCGCGAGACGCGGCTGCGAATTCGGCACAACCTCATCGCTATCTCCGGTGCGGAGATCGATGAGATTGACCGCGTTTTTTCGCATCCGGTTGCCCTCGCCCAGTGCCGCCGTTTTCTCGCGGAGCATCCCAAAATGGAATCGTTCGCCTTTTATGACACGGCGGGCAGCGTAAAACAACTGGTAGAACTGCGCGACAGCCACGCCGCCGCCATCGCCAGCCAGGCGGCAGCGCGGTATTACGGCGCGCAGATTCTGGCCTCCGACATTGAAGACAATCCTGAGAACTTCACCCGCTTCTTCTACCTGCGGCGCTCGGGTGAGGTCCAGCCCGACCCGGAGTCGAATAAACTCAGCCTCGCCTTCACCCTGGAAAACCGTGTCGGCACCCTGGTCGCTGCACTTTCTGAGTTGGCCAAAGAAGGAACGAATCTCACCAAAATCGAATCGCGCCCGGTTCACGGACGTCCCTGGGAGTATGTCTTCTTCGTGGATTGCCAGCTCAACTCGTCGACCGACGGGCTCCGCGTTCTGGAAGCGTTGCGTTCCCACTGCGCCATGGTCAAGGTGTTAGGGCGCTACCGGGAAGCGAACAGCTAG